Proteins encoded together in one Streptomyces sp. TLI_171 window:
- a CDS encoding SDR family oxidoreductase has product MRCLVTGATGYLGGRLVPELLASGMQVRCLVRDPARLRDHPWRGAVEVVAGDVTRPPTLDGAFDGVDVAYYLVHSLGKGADFEAVDRDAARAFGRAAARAGVRRIVYLGGLVPRGVPERELSPHLRSRAATGRALREGGVAVTELRAAVVIGSGSASFEMLRYLTERLPAMVTPRWVDTRIQPIAVRDVLRLLVGAAGLPDIPETDRVFDIGGPEVLTYREMMQRYARLAGLHRRLILPVPVLTPGLSSHWVGLVTPVPSGLARPLVESLRHEVVCSERDLTRWIPDPPGGAVGFDSAVALALRRVRDDEVTTRWSSATPPGAPSDPLPTDPDWAGGSLYQDVRERRVAAPPDALWRVVEGIGGTNGWYSFPLAWTVRGLLDRMAGGVGLRRGRRSPGRLRVGDSLDFWRVEEIEPGHLLRLRAEMRLPGLAWLELTVTPDGTGALYRQRALFHPHGLAGHAYWWSVAPFHAVVFGGMARNLAARAENR; this is encoded by the coding sequence GTGCGATGTCTGGTGACCGGGGCGACCGGGTACCTCGGCGGGCGACTGGTGCCCGAACTGCTGGCGTCCGGGATGCAGGTGCGCTGCCTGGTGCGAGACCCGGCCCGGCTGCGCGACCACCCGTGGCGGGGCGCGGTGGAGGTCGTCGCCGGGGACGTCACCCGCCCGCCGACCCTGGACGGCGCGTTCGACGGCGTCGACGTCGCCTACTACCTGGTGCACTCGCTGGGCAAGGGGGCCGACTTCGAAGCGGTCGACCGGGACGCCGCCCGCGCGTTCGGGCGAGCCGCGGCCCGCGCGGGCGTCCGGCGGATCGTCTACCTCGGCGGGCTCGTCCCGCGCGGGGTGCCGGAGCGCGAGCTCTCGCCGCACCTGCGCTCACGGGCCGCCACCGGCCGGGCGCTGCGCGAAGGCGGCGTGGCGGTCACCGAGCTGCGGGCCGCCGTGGTGATCGGGTCGGGCTCGGCCTCGTTCGAGATGCTGCGCTACCTGACCGAACGGCTGCCCGCGATGGTCACCCCGCGGTGGGTGGACACCCGGATCCAGCCGATCGCCGTCCGCGACGTGCTGCGGCTGCTGGTCGGCGCCGCCGGACTGCCCGACATCCCCGAGACCGACCGGGTGTTCGACATCGGCGGGCCGGAGGTGCTCACCTACCGCGAGATGATGCAGCGCTACGCCCGGCTGGCGGGCCTGCACCGGCGGCTGATCCTCCCCGTCCCGGTGCTCACGCCCGGCCTGTCCTCGCACTGGGTCGGGCTGGTCACCCCGGTGCCGAGCGGACTCGCCCGGCCGCTGGTCGAGTCGCTGCGCCACGAAGTGGTCTGCTCCGAACGGGACCTGACGCGGTGGATCCCCGACCCGCCCGGCGGCGCGGTCGGCTTCGACTCGGCCGTCGCGCTCGCACTGCGCCGGGTCCGCGACGACGAGGTCACCACCCGCTGGTCCTCCGCCACGCCGCCCGGCGCGCCCAGCGACCCGCTGCCCACCGACCCCGACTGGGCCGGCGGCAGCCTGTACCAGGACGTCCGCGAGCGTCGCGTGGCCGCCCCGCCGGACGCCCTGTGGCGGGTCGTCGAGGGCATCGGCGGCACCAACGGCTGGTACTCCTTCCCGCTCGCCTGGACGGTCCGCGGCCTGCTCGACCGGATGGCCGGCGGCGTCGGCCTGCGCCGCGGACGGCGCTCGCCCGGCCGGCTGCGGGTCGGCGACTCGCTGGACTTCTGGCGGGTCGAGGAGATCGAGCCCGGCCACCTGCTGCGGCTGCGCGCCGAGATGCGACTGCCCGGCCTCGCCTGGCTGGAACTGACCGTCACCCCCGACGGCACCGGCGCGCTCTACCGCCAGCGCGCCCTCTTCCACCCGCACGGCCTGGCCGGCCACGCCTACTGGTGGTCGGTGGCCCCCTTCCACGCCGTCGTCTTCGGCGGCATGGCCCGCAACCTCGCCGCCCGCGCGGAGAACCGCTGA
- a CDS encoding DUF4240 domain-containing protein, translating into MDIDEFWQLIDAARAAARPGTPFDRALVELLAARPEAEILAYEACFDRLHGDLYRWDVWAAAYLIGGGCSDDSFMDFRAGVIAEGRGWYEQVLAAPDALAGHPLAVGEDPEEAEELFYEEVNYTAAEAFGLRTGDEDRFHEEYRRHRAEHGIDGTPPADEDMGEDFDFDDDAEMHRRLPRLAAIYLTD; encoded by the coding sequence ATGGACATCGACGAGTTCTGGCAGCTGATCGACGCCGCGCGGGCCGCGGCCCGTCCCGGCACCCCGTTCGACCGGGCCCTGGTCGAGCTGCTGGCGGCCCGCCCGGAGGCGGAGATCCTGGCGTACGAGGCCTGCTTCGACCGCCTGCACGGTGACCTGTACCGCTGGGACGTGTGGGCCGCGGCCTACCTGATCGGCGGCGGCTGCTCGGACGACAGCTTCATGGACTTCCGCGCGGGCGTGATCGCCGAGGGCCGCGGCTGGTACGAGCAGGTCCTGGCCGCCCCCGACGCGCTGGCCGGCCATCCGCTCGCGGTGGGCGAGGACCCGGAGGAGGCCGAGGAGCTGTTCTACGAGGAGGTCAACTACACGGCCGCCGAGGCGTTCGGGCTCCGCACCGGTGACGAGGACCGCTTCCACGAGGAGTACCGCCGCCACCGCGCCGAGCACGGCATCGACGGCACGCCGCCCGCGGACGAAGACATGGGCGAGGACTTCGACTTCGACGACGACGCCGAGATGCACCGCCGCCTGCCCCGGCTGGCCGCGATCTACCTGACCGACTGA
- a CDS encoding pyridoxamine 5'-phosphate oxidase family protein, producing MTIDHATTPAPATALARRFAERLADLGLTEVQVAARAGMSLTYLRRVLELGREFDPPALLRLAAVLGLEYEELVAGRPAERAAREDGPALVGPPVLGELTVAECWRRLGANGLGRIARTGPDGPVVRPVGYLVHGHGVLYRTDPDGVLAPGAGGDAAFEVDRADRELGQGWSVLMIGPLEYVTEPALLAELPQPPAHGRWVRLTPTSVTGRSIGSAGR from the coding sequence GTGACCATCGACCATGCCACCACGCCGGCGCCGGCGACGGCGCTCGCCCGCCGCTTCGCGGAGCGCCTCGCCGACCTCGGACTCACCGAGGTGCAGGTGGCGGCGCGAGCCGGCATGTCGCTCACCTACCTGCGCCGCGTGCTGGAACTCGGCCGCGAGTTCGACCCGCCGGCGCTGCTGCGCCTGGCCGCCGTCCTCGGCCTGGAGTACGAGGAGCTGGTCGCCGGCCGGCCCGCCGAGCGGGCGGCCCGCGAGGACGGCCCCGCGCTGGTCGGGCCGCCCGTGCTCGGCGAGCTGACGGTGGCCGAGTGCTGGCGCCGCCTGGGCGCCAACGGCCTGGGCCGGATCGCCCGCACCGGCCCGGACGGCCCCGTGGTGCGGCCCGTCGGCTACCTGGTGCACGGCCACGGCGTGCTCTACCGCACCGACCCCGACGGCGTGCTCGCGCCCGGCGCGGGCGGCGACGCCGCGTTCGAGGTGGACCGCGCCGACCGGGAACTCGGGCAGGGCTGGAGCGTGCTGATGATCGGCCCGCTGGAGTACGTCACCGAGCCCGCCCTGCTGGCCGAGCTCCCGCAGCCGCCCGCGCACGGCCGCTGGGTGCGGCTGACGCCCACCAGCGTCACCGGACGGAGCATCGGCTCCGCCGGGCGCTGA
- a CDS encoding MFS transporter: MTTPAPSPRRWWALGALVLSVLVVGLDGTIVNVALPTLAADLGADSSQLLWIGGGYLLTFSVAMLPVGRLGDRHGHRRLLLTGLALFGLTSLAGALVHSPGAVIAVRTALGLGAAMILPISMALLPRIFAKEEISKAIAVWTAAAAVGMPAGPVVGGWLLDHYWWGSVFLFNLPVVALALVASRLLLAADPEPAGAAVPFDTLGTVLSAVGITSLVYGTIMVPTDGWADPVVVGALLAGAVLLAGFLLHQRRTPGALVDLGLFTDRSFAWGTLTAVFGNFAIMGILFVVPQYLAAVQGFDAFGTGLRVLPLIGGLMVSAGLSEGLVPRLGARTVVPAGLLLLAAGALLGAATGTGSGYGFTALWLAVLGVGFGLAVVPSTSLVLATLPEDDAGAGTSLLETLQQVGGVLGVAGLGSLLSAGYLGRIDVHGLPAPAAATARDSVAAADAVARELGDPALLASAHGAFVHGMSQVLTACGAVAVLAAVLAAVFLPGRPKGVVEPQSAAPVAV, encoded by the coding sequence GTGACAACCCCCGCTCCCTCGCCCCGCCGCTGGTGGGCCCTGGGCGCCCTGGTCCTGAGCGTCCTGGTGGTCGGTCTGGACGGCACCATCGTCAACGTCGCCCTGCCGACCCTCGCCGCGGACCTCGGCGCCGACAGCAGCCAGCTCCTCTGGATCGGCGGCGGCTACCTGCTGACCTTCAGCGTGGCGATGCTCCCGGTCGGCCGGCTCGGCGACCGGCACGGCCACCGGCGCCTGCTGCTCACCGGCCTCGCCCTGTTCGGCCTCACCTCGCTGGCCGGCGCCCTGGTCCACTCCCCGGGCGCGGTGATCGCGGTGCGCACCGCGCTCGGCCTGGGCGCCGCGATGATCCTGCCGATCTCGATGGCGCTGCTGCCCCGGATCTTCGCGAAGGAGGAGATCTCCAAGGCCATCGCCGTCTGGACGGCCGCCGCCGCCGTCGGCATGCCCGCCGGCCCGGTCGTCGGCGGCTGGCTGCTCGACCACTACTGGTGGGGCTCGGTGTTCCTGTTCAACCTCCCCGTGGTCGCCCTCGCCCTGGTGGCGAGCCGCCTGCTGCTGGCCGCCGACCCGGAACCCGCGGGCGCCGCGGTCCCGTTCGACACCCTGGGGACCGTGCTGAGCGCGGTGGGAATCACCTCCCTCGTGTACGGGACGATCATGGTGCCGACGGACGGCTGGGCCGATCCGGTGGTGGTCGGCGCGCTGCTCGCCGGAGCGGTCCTGCTCGCCGGCTTCCTGCTGCACCAACGCCGCACCCCCGGCGCGCTGGTGGACCTCGGACTGTTCACCGACCGGAGCTTCGCCTGGGGCACCCTCACCGCGGTGTTCGGCAACTTCGCGATCATGGGCATCCTGTTCGTGGTGCCGCAGTACCTGGCGGCCGTGCAGGGCTTCGACGCCTTCGGCACCGGCCTGCGGGTGCTGCCGCTGATCGGCGGCCTGATGGTCTCCGCCGGACTCAGCGAGGGACTGGTGCCGAGGCTCGGCGCCCGCACGGTCGTCCCGGCCGGCCTGCTCCTCCTCGCCGCCGGCGCGCTGCTCGGCGCGGCCACCGGCACCGGCAGCGGCTACGGCTTCACCGCGCTCTGGCTCGCCGTCCTCGGCGTCGGCTTCGGCCTGGCCGTCGTCCCCTCCACCAGCCTGGTGCTCGCCACCCTCCCGGAGGACGACGCCGGCGCCGGCACCAGCCTCCTGGAGACACTCCAGCAGGTCGGCGGCGTCCTCGGCGTGGCCGGACTCGGCAGCCTGCTCAGCGCCGGTTACCTCGGCCGGATCGACGTCCACGGCCTGCCCGCACCCGCTGCCGCCACCGCCCGGGACTCGGTGGCCGCCGCCGACGCCGTCGCCCGCGAGCTGGGCGACCCGGCGCTGCTCGCCTCCGCGCACGGCGCCTTCGTCCACGGCATGAGCCAGGTGCTGACCGCCTGCGGCGCGGTGGCGGTGCTGGCCGCGGTCCTCGCGGCGGTGTTCCTGCCCGGCCGTCCGAAGGGCGTCGTGGAGCCGCAGAGCGCCGCGCCGGTCGCGGTCTGA
- a CDS encoding SpoIIE family protein phosphatase — translation MYGRGEQADWGGALRRTVARLREEQRGPEPAPAAAAPPIVPETALDPDLARPPDQDLHRLLDAVPQAAVLAEPVQDAGGNVRDLAVVIVNEAAARHPYHPEEVHGPAEEGHGISLREAYPGLWSAAFADAVTEVLRTGHAAREIPVRWESTGADGVVRLRRERVTTHRLGRRLLLVWTEDRTEEIARAAQRIARVGWAEWSLRDGRLDISPGLAALLGLAPDTPTLPPPQALGRVTETARPALYRALDHLLTTGEDIDVLTEMYGVGRPRRIRLVAEAVRDGDGPIEGLRAVLQDVTELADSQRRLREQEEETERQARRADAEHIVVQRLQDALQPRFATLAGLGVSTAVAYRPAEGGVGGDWFKVRQLPDGRALLAVGDARGHGLDAVALMSMLRHALAGLAFTGALVESLGAWLNRIAYDDGEESTATAIVSRYYPDRHLLRWICAGHPPPVLLREGRATPLAAELGPPLGVLAENTYRAVETYVRPGDTVLLYTDGLVERRDQDIDARVEALCAAVERHAVAGRATGPDLQELVDAVVREMSGPLSEDDATLLAFRFDR, via the coding sequence GTGTACGGGCGAGGCGAACAGGCCGACTGGGGCGGGGCCCTGCGGCGCACCGTCGCGAGGCTGCGGGAGGAGCAGCGCGGACCCGAGCCGGCGCCTGCGGCGGCCGCGCCGCCGATCGTGCCGGAGACGGCCCTCGACCCCGACCTGGCCCGGCCGCCGGACCAGGACCTGCACCGCCTGCTGGACGCGGTGCCGCAGGCGGCGGTGCTCGCCGAGCCGGTGCAGGACGCCGGGGGCAACGTCCGCGACCTGGCGGTGGTGATCGTCAACGAGGCGGCGGCCCGGCACCCGTACCATCCGGAGGAGGTGCACGGGCCCGCGGAGGAGGGGCACGGGATCTCGCTTCGGGAGGCGTACCCGGGCCTGTGGAGCGCGGCGTTCGCGGACGCCGTGACCGAGGTGCTGCGCACCGGGCACGCGGCGCGGGAGATCCCGGTGCGGTGGGAGTCGACCGGGGCCGACGGGGTGGTGCGGCTGCGCCGGGAGCGGGTGACGACGCACCGGCTGGGCCGTCGGCTGCTGCTGGTGTGGACCGAGGACCGGACGGAGGAGATCGCCCGCGCCGCGCAGCGGATCGCCCGGGTCGGCTGGGCGGAGTGGAGCCTGCGCGACGGCCGGCTGGACATCTCCCCCGGCCTGGCCGCACTGCTCGGCCTCGCCCCCGACACGCCCACCCTGCCCCCGCCGCAGGCGCTCGGCCGGGTCACCGAGACCGCCCGGCCCGCGCTGTACCGGGCGCTCGACCACCTGCTCACCACGGGCGAGGACATCGACGTGCTGACCGAGATGTACGGCGTCGGGCGGCCGCGCCGGATCCGGCTGGTCGCGGAGGCGGTCCGGGACGGCGACGGCCCGATCGAGGGCCTGCGGGCCGTGCTGCAGGACGTCACCGAGCTGGCCGACAGCCAGCGGCGGCTGCGCGAGCAGGAGGAGGAGACGGAACGTCAGGCCCGCCGCGCCGACGCCGAGCACATCGTCGTCCAGCGCCTGCAGGACGCCCTGCAGCCCCGCTTCGCCACCCTGGCCGGGCTCGGCGTCAGCACCGCCGTCGCCTACCGCCCGGCCGAGGGCGGGGTCGGCGGCGACTGGTTCAAGGTCCGCCAACTCCCGGACGGGCGTGCCCTGCTGGCCGTCGGGGACGCGCGCGGGCACGGCCTGGACGCGGTCGCGCTGATGTCGATGCTGCGGCACGCGCTGGCCGGGCTGGCGTTCACCGGGGCGCTGGTGGAGTCGCTCGGCGCCTGGCTGAACCGGATCGCCTACGACGACGGCGAGGAGTCCACCGCCACCGCGATCGTGTCCCGCTACTACCCCGACCGGCACCTGCTGCGCTGGATCTGCGCCGGCCACCCGCCGCCGGTCCTGCTGCGCGAGGGCCGGGCCACGCCGCTGGCGGCCGAGCTCGGCCCGCCGCTCGGCGTGCTGGCGGAGAACACCTACCGGGCGGTGGAGACCTACGTCCGCCCCGGCGACACCGTGCTGCTGTACACCGACGGCCTGGTGGAACGCCGCGACCAGGACATCGACGCGCGGGTGGAGGCGCTGTGCGCCGCCGTCGAGCGGCACGCCGTCGCCGGCCGCGCGACCGGCCCCGACCTGCAGGAACTGGTGGACGCCGTGGTCCGGGAGATGTCCGGCCCGCTGTCCGAGGACGACGCGACGCTGCTGGCGTTCCGCTTCGACCGGTGA
- a CDS encoding GNAT family N-acetyltransferase codes for MSELTRLHADHAPAVLAFELANRSYFAASVPDRGDEFFDRFADGFDAVLAEQEAGVCAFHVLLAEDGSVIGRFNLFDLEDGAARLGYRVAEQVAGRGVATATVRELCRIAVARYGLHTLRAAAAHDNAASRKVLTRSGFVPVGPAAPADLGGAAGTWYACDLRA; via the coding sequence ATGTCCGAACTGACGCGGCTGCACGCCGACCACGCCCCCGCGGTCCTGGCCTTCGAGCTGGCGAACCGCAGCTACTTCGCGGCCTCGGTCCCCGACCGCGGCGACGAGTTCTTCGACCGGTTCGCGGACGGGTTCGACGCCGTGCTGGCCGAGCAGGAGGCCGGCGTCTGCGCCTTCCACGTGCTCCTCGCCGAGGACGGCTCGGTCATCGGCAGGTTCAACCTGTTCGACCTGGAGGACGGCGCCGCCCGACTCGGCTACCGGGTCGCGGAGCAGGTCGCCGGGCGCGGCGTGGCGACCGCGACCGTCCGGGAGCTGTGCCGGATCGCGGTCGCGCGGTACGGCCTGCACACCCTGCGGGCGGCCGCCGCTCACGACAACGCGGCGTCCCGGAAGGTGCTGACCAGGTCCGGGTTCGTCCCGGTCGGCCCGGCCGCCCCGGCCGATCTCGGGGGCGCGGCGGGCACCTGGTACGCGTGCGACCTCCGGGCCTGA
- a CDS encoding BTAD domain-containing putative transcriptional regulator, translating to MRIGILGPLALWDGAGRAVEVSGLRLRSLLVRLAVAEGRAVAPDRLVEDLWGDAPPAAPANALQTLVSRLRALGGRELVAAVPGGYRLGVAAERIDAVEFERLVLSARAVDAPAERVAVLRRALALWRGPALAELADAGYASAAAARLEELRLTAVESRVEAELDLGEGRYLVGELEALTAAHPLRERLSGQLMRALVAAGRRAAALEVYGSTRRELADRLGVDPSPELTAVQLAVLRDELPTPEPVGPVRRGNLPNALTSFVGREREREAVAGLLRTERLVTLTGPGGAGKTRLAVEVGHGLSEECPDGVWLVPLAAVGAPAEVPQAVLAAVGVPDALRVGEPRGGVRSAVERLVDALENRRLLLVLDNCEHLLDPVAELVALLLARAPQLRVLATGREPLGITGERLCPVPSLPLPAHDRGLGPAEALEHAAVRLFADRAAAVRPGFRLDGSTTALVVGICRELDGIPLAIELAAARTRSLTLHQIAARLGDRFRLLGGGDRSALPRHRTLRAVVDWSWELLDGAERAVLRRLSVFAGGAAPELAEQVCAFDAADPPDVVAAAEVVDVIAALIDKSLVTAAPTGTGDGWDGGGDGDGDGDGGVRYHLLETVRAYAAEKLAESGEAGRARDAHAAAFLALAERAEPELRRHDQLRWATRLGAERDNFNAALGHLVDRADPVGALRLLGALAWFWLIGDHAAEAGGWARAVRELVGGEPPSELRDAYAMCTFLAVLVPALNADGRPAPAAVRDAVAAVLADVPQPPRHPVLVLAGPACALLSGDLAAAREGLLAAAGHADPWVRAAARTALGQLALTDGELGSAGAQLRSGYREFTGLGDLWGRNAAIGGLLELALIRGEGEEAVRLGEEAFGTVSAGERLDRCALVLVQLGRARIEAGDPVRGRADLEQGVAAAERLGEHANAVTGLLALSDLARRTGDLATAREPLLRALAMLEPRAERAETPRLLALVHGRFGCLAEQGGDLAAAADWHDRALAALRDGRVTDRDAPAAVAEGLAALAAARDEPARAAELLGAAHALRGYPASRSPDVRRATATAGAALAPAAFTAAYEHGRRTAAHRPLALPSGP from the coding sequence GTGCGTATCGGCATCCTCGGGCCGTTGGCGCTGTGGGACGGCGCGGGGCGGGCCGTCGAGGTGAGCGGACTGCGGCTGCGGTCGTTGCTGGTCCGACTGGCGGTCGCGGAGGGGCGCGCGGTCGCCCCGGACCGGCTGGTCGAGGACCTGTGGGGCGACGCTCCGCCGGCGGCGCCGGCCAACGCGCTGCAGACCCTGGTGTCCCGGTTGCGGGCGCTCGGCGGGCGGGAGTTGGTGGCGGCGGTGCCGGGCGGGTACCGGCTGGGGGTCGCGGCCGAGCGGATCGACGCGGTGGAGTTCGAGCGGCTGGTGCTCTCGGCGCGGGCGGTGGACGCCCCGGCGGAACGGGTGGCGGTGCTGCGGCGGGCCTTGGCGCTGTGGCGGGGACCGGCCCTGGCCGAGCTCGCCGACGCCGGGTACGCGAGCGCGGCGGCGGCCCGGCTGGAGGAGTTGCGGCTGACGGCCGTGGAGAGCCGGGTGGAGGCCGAGCTGGATCTCGGCGAAGGCCGGTACCTGGTGGGCGAGTTGGAGGCACTGACGGCTGCCCATCCGCTGCGCGAGCGGCTGTCCGGGCAGCTGATGCGGGCGCTGGTCGCCGCGGGACGCCGGGCCGCCGCGCTGGAGGTGTACGGGAGCACCCGGCGGGAGCTGGCCGACCGGCTGGGCGTGGACCCCTCCCCCGAGCTCACCGCCGTCCAACTGGCGGTCCTTCGCGACGAGTTGCCGACACCGGAGCCTGTCGGCCCGGTCCGCCGCGGCAACCTCCCGAACGCGCTGACCAGCTTCGTCGGCCGCGAGCGGGAGCGCGAGGCGGTCGCCGGACTGCTGCGTACCGAACGGCTGGTGACCCTCACCGGGCCCGGTGGGGCCGGAAAGACCCGGCTGGCGGTGGAGGTCGGCCACGGACTGTCGGAGGAGTGTCCGGACGGGGTGTGGCTGGTGCCGCTGGCGGCGGTCGGGGCGCCCGCCGAGGTGCCGCAGGCGGTGCTGGCGGCGGTGGGGGTGCCGGACGCGCTGCGGGTGGGTGAGCCGCGCGGCGGGGTGCGGTCCGCGGTCGAGCGCCTGGTGGACGCACTGGAGAACCGGCGGCTGCTCCTGGTACTCGACAACTGCGAGCATCTGCTGGACCCCGTCGCCGAGTTGGTGGCGCTGCTGCTGGCCCGGGCGCCGCAGCTGCGGGTGCTGGCGACCGGCCGGGAGCCGCTCGGGATCACCGGGGAGCGGCTCTGCCCGGTGCCCTCCCTGCCGCTGCCCGCGCACGACCGCGGCCTCGGGCCCGCGGAGGCGCTGGAGCACGCCGCGGTGCGCCTGTTCGCCGACCGGGCGGCCGCCGTCCGGCCGGGGTTCCGGCTGGACGGCTCGACGACGGCGCTGGTGGTCGGGATCTGCCGGGAGTTGGACGGCATCCCGCTGGCGATCGAGCTGGCCGCGGCCCGGACGCGATCGCTGACGCTGCACCAGATCGCGGCCCGGCTCGGCGACCGCTTCCGGCTGCTGGGCGGCGGCGACCGGTCCGCCCTGCCCCGCCACCGGACGCTGCGCGCCGTGGTCGACTGGAGCTGGGAGCTGCTGGACGGGGCGGAGCGCGCGGTGCTGCGCCGCCTGTCGGTGTTCGCGGGCGGCGCCGCGCCCGAACTCGCCGAGCAGGTCTGCGCGTTCGACGCCGCCGACCCGCCCGATGTGGTCGCCGCGGCCGAGGTGGTCGACGTGATCGCCGCACTGATTGACAAGTCGCTGGTGACGGCCGCGCCCACCGGAACCGGGGACGGCTGGGACGGCGGCGGCGACGGCGACGGCGACGGCGACGGCGGGGTGCGCTACCACCTGCTGGAGACCGTCCGGGCCTATGCGGCCGAGAAGTTGGCGGAGTCCGGCGAGGCGGGCCGGGCCCGCGACGCCCACGCCGCCGCCTTCCTGGCCCTCGCCGAGCGCGCCGAGCCGGAGCTGCGCCGCCACGACCAGCTGCGCTGGGCGACCCGCCTGGGCGCCGAACGGGACAACTTCAACGCCGCGTTGGGGCACCTCGTCGACCGGGCCGACCCGGTGGGGGCGTTGCGGCTGCTGGGCGCGCTGGCCTGGTTCTGGCTGATCGGCGACCACGCCGCCGAGGCCGGCGGCTGGGCCCGGGCGGTGCGCGAACTGGTCGGCGGCGAGCCGCCGTCGGAGCTGCGGGACGCGTACGCGATGTGCACGTTCCTCGCCGTCCTGGTGCCGGCGCTGAACGCCGACGGCCGGCCGGCGCCGGCTGCCGTCCGGGACGCCGTGGCGGCGGTGCTGGCGGACGTTCCGCAGCCGCCGCGGCACCCGGTGCTGGTCCTCGCCGGGCCGGCCTGCGCGCTGCTGTCGGGCGACCTCGCGGCGGCCCGGGAGGGCCTGCTGGCGGCCGCTGGGCACGCCGATCCCTGGGTGCGGGCGGCGGCCCGCACCGCGCTCGGGCAGCTGGCGCTGACCGACGGCGAACTGGGTTCGGCGGGTGCGCAACTCCGGTCCGGTTACCGCGAGTTCACCGGCCTGGGCGACCTGTGGGGCCGCAATGCGGCGATCGGCGGGCTGCTGGAGCTGGCGCTGATCCGGGGCGAGGGCGAGGAGGCCGTCCGGCTCGGCGAGGAGGCGTTCGGCACCGTGTCGGCGGGCGAGCGGCTGGACCGGTGCGCCCTGGTGCTGGTCCAGTTGGGCCGGGCCCGGATCGAGGCCGGCGACCCGGTGCGCGGCCGGGCGGACCTGGAGCAGGGCGTGGCCGCCGCCGAGCGGCTGGGCGAGCACGCCAACGCCGTCACCGGCCTGCTCGCGCTCAGCGACCTGGCCCGGCGCACCGGCGACCTGGCGACAGCCCGCGAGCCGCTGCTCCGGGCGCTGGCGATGCTCGAACCACGGGCCGAACGGGCGGAGACTCCACGGCTGTTGGCCCTCGTCCACGGCCGGTTCGGATGCCTCGCCGAGCAGGGCGGCGACCTGGCGGCCGCGGCGGACTGGCACGACCGGGCGCTGGCCGCGCTCCGGGACGGGCGGGTGACGGACCGGGACGCCCCGGCGGCCGTCGCCGAGGGCCTGGCCGCGCTCGCCGCCGCCCGCGACGAACCCGCCCGGGCCGCCGAACTGCTGGGCGCCGCGCACGCGTTGCGCGGCTACCCGGCCTCCCGCAGCCCGGACGTCCGGCGCGCCACCGCCACCGCCGGGGCGGCGCTCGCCCCGGCCGCCTTCACCGCCGCGTACGAGCACGGCCGCCGCACCGCCGCCCACCGTCCGCTCGCCCTGCCGTCCGGGCCCTGA
- a CDS encoding universal stress protein, producing the protein MTRPVLAAVDASVRSRAAAHWAAQEAGRRGAPLRLLHARPFLGRKANDLVKIEDLEASAQSMLGDVVQELAAAYPGVAVSAELVPDAAIDGLAEAAEQGQLLVIGTRGLGGFRGLLVGSVSLGVAGRSATPVVLVREGRPELPSHEPEVTVGFDALEPADSVLEFAFEEAQLRGARVRVVHGWELPPTYGYAGWIPVESEREELGALAVGMVAEAVAPWRAKYPRTLVLEDVRTGGGAAALVEASAQSDLVVVGRRHRTLGLGTRLGSVAHAVIHHAQSPVAVVPHD; encoded by the coding sequence ATGACTCGTCCCGTTCTCGCCGCCGTCGACGCGTCCGTCCGGAGCCGGGCCGCCGCGCACTGGGCCGCCCAGGAGGCGGGCCGACGGGGAGCGCCGCTGCGGCTGCTGCACGCCCGGCCGTTCCTGGGACGCAAGGCGAACGACCTGGTCAAGATCGAGGACCTGGAGGCGTCCGCGCAGAGCATGCTGGGCGACGTGGTCCAGGAGCTGGCCGCCGCGTACCCGGGCGTCGCGGTCTCCGCCGAGCTGGTGCCGGACGCCGCGATCGACGGACTGGCGGAGGCTGCCGAGCAGGGGCAGCTGCTGGTGATCGGCACCCGGGGCCTGGGCGGGTTCCGCGGGCTGCTGGTGGGCTCGGTGAGCCTGGGCGTGGCGGGCCGGTCGGCCACCCCGGTGGTGCTGGTCCGCGAGGGCCGGCCGGAGCTGCCGTCGCACGAACCGGAGGTGACCGTCGGCTTCGACGCGCTCGAACCGGCGGACTCCGTCCTGGAGTTCGCGTTCGAGGAGGCGCAGCTGCGCGGCGCCAGGGTGCGTGTGGTGCACGGCTGGGAGCTGCCGCCGACGTACGGCTACGCGGGCTGGATCCCGGTGGAGTCCGAGCGCGAGGAGCTGGGCGCGCTGGCCGTCGGCATGGTCGCGGAGGCGGTCGCGCCGTGGCGGGCGAAGTACCCGCGCACCCTGGTCCTGGAGGACGTCCGCACCGGCGGCGGCGCGGCCGCGCTGGTCGAGGCCTCCGCGCAGTCCGACCTGGTGGTGGTCGGCCGCCGCCACCGCACCCTGGGCCTGGGCACCCGGCTCGGCTCGGTCGCCCACGCGGTGATCCACCACGCGCAGTCGCCGGTCGCGGTCGTCCCGCACGACTGA